From a region of the Chitinophaga caseinilytica genome:
- the proC gene encoding pyrroline-5-carboxylate reductase — MSGKKIAIIGGGNLGSAIAEGLLKSGFSQAGEITVTKRNVATLAALREQGVHVESDNAKAIREADVVVVALKPYNVKEVLTELRASFDADKQLLISVVTGVLLDDLEKITLPGLPIFRAMPNTAIAIQESITCICGRNVTEEQTAFVKEMFDQLGVTVSIDEKLMDAATVLGACGIAYALRFIRASIQGGIEIGFDAATANLIAAQTVKGAAELLIKGNRHPEAEIDKVTTPKGCTIAGLNEMEHQGFSSSLIKGITSSYNKIVKG; from the coding sequence ATGTCAGGCAAGAAAATCGCCATCATCGGCGGCGGCAACCTCGGTTCCGCCATCGCGGAAGGCCTCCTCAAAAGCGGGTTCTCCCAGGCCGGAGAAATCACCGTTACCAAGCGCAACGTCGCTACCCTGGCCGCATTGCGCGAGCAGGGCGTTCATGTGGAATCAGATAACGCCAAAGCCATCCGCGAAGCAGACGTGGTGGTAGTGGCCCTCAAACCCTATAACGTTAAGGAAGTCCTCACCGAGCTCCGCGCCAGCTTCGATGCAGACAAACAGCTCCTCATCTCCGTGGTGACCGGCGTGCTGCTCGACGATCTCGAAAAGATCACGCTGCCCGGCCTGCCCATCTTCCGGGCCATGCCCAACACCGCCATCGCCATCCAGGAGTCCATTACCTGCATCTGCGGCCGCAACGTCACCGAAGAACAGACGGCCTTCGTGAAGGAAATGTTCGACCAGCTGGGCGTTACCGTTTCCATCGACGAAAAGCTCATGGACGCCGCCACCGTGCTCGGCGCCTGCGGCATCGCCTATGCCCTCCGTTTCATCCGCGCCTCCATCCAGGGCGGCATCGAGATCGGGTTCGACGCGGCCACGGCCAACCTCATCGCCGCACAAACGGTGAAAGGCGCCGCCGAACTGCTCATCAAAGGCAACCGCCATCCGGAAGCCGAGATTGACAAGGTTACAACCCCTAAAGGCTGCACCATCGCGGGCCTCAACGAAATGGAACACCAGGGCTTCAGCTCCTCGCTCATCAAAGGGATCACCAGTTCGTACAACAAGATCGTCAAAGGCTAA